A window of the Amblyraja radiata isolate CabotCenter1 chromosome 5, sAmbRad1.1.pri, whole genome shotgun sequence genome harbors these coding sequences:
- the fhl5 gene encoding four and a half LIM domains protein 5, with protein sequence MGDCFDCHYCNDSLLGKKYVLRENDQYCIKCYEDLYSNTCDNCKAPIGSDCKDLSYKDLHWHEQCFKCAKCDCSLAGKAFSAKDDTLLCMECYSNEYSSKCFTCKKTIMPGFRKMEYKGNSWHEACFACERCRQPIGTKPFIPKENNNYCVLCYEKQLAQRCSSCKKAITTGGVSYHDQPWHRECFLCIGCKMQLAGQRFTSRDEFPYCLDCFSNLYAKKCVACSQAIAGLGSTKYISFEDRQWHNDCFNCKKCAISLVGQGFLTKCDDVFCPECGRDV encoded by the exons atgggGGATTGCTTTGATTGCCACTATTGTAATGATTCCCTCCTCGGCAAGAAATATGTTTTGCGAGAGAACGACCAGTATTGTATCAAATGCTACGAGGATCTCTATTCGAATACATGTGACAACTGCAAGGCACCAATTGGTAGTGACTGCAAG GATTTGTCCTATAAGGATCTTCACTGGCATGAACAATGTTTCAAGTGTGCTAAATGTGACTGTTCTCTTGCTGGGAAAGCATTTTCTGCCAAGGATGATACTCTCCTTTGCATGGAATGCTATTCAAATGAGTACTCTTCAAAATGCTTCACCTGCAAAAAGACCATCATGCCCG GATTTCGTAAAATGGAATACAAAGGAAACAGTTGGCATGAAGCCTGCTTTGCTTGTGAACGTTGCCGGCAGCCAATAGGAACCAAACCTTTTATCCCGAAGGAAAATAATAACTACTGTGTACTGTGCTATGAAAAGCAGCTTGCTCAACGGTGCTCATCCTGCAAGAAG GCAATAACCACTGGGGGGGTGAGTTACCATGACCAGCCATGGCACAGGGAGTGCTTTCTGTGCATTGGATGCAAAATGCAGCTGGCAGGTCAACGCTTCACCTCGAGGGATGAATTCCCTTATTGCCTGGATTGCTTCAGTAATCTCTATGCCAAAAAGTGTGTTGCCTGTTCCCAAGCAATTGCTG GTCTTGGAAGCACAAAGTATATCTCGTTTGAGGATCGCCAatggcacaatgattgcttcaaCTGCAAAAAGTGCGCTATCTCTTTGGTTGGTCAGGGATTTCTCACAAAGTGTGATGATGTATTTTGTCCCGAATGCGGTCGAGATGTCTAA